One segment of Takifugu rubripes chromosome 5, fTakRub1.2, whole genome shotgun sequence DNA contains the following:
- the mpg gene encoding DNA-3-methyladenine glycosylase isoform X2: MDTAFPRCSRHRPAVLTRRCADGTELRGRIVETEAYLGGEDKASHSAGGKRTERNTAMFMKPGTIYVYPIYGIYLCMNVSSEEEGAAVLLRSLEPLQGHAAMRQLRAARRKEGARQLKDKELCNGPSKLCQALDIRRCFDRRDLASDPEVWLESDASTIPVETPSVVAAPRIGIESHGEWAQKPLRFYLRGHPCVSVVNKEAERESGNPVKHSSPTEF; this comes from the exons ATGGATACAGCATTCCCACGCTGCTCCAGGCATCGACCCGCG GTGTTGACCCGCAGGTGTGCGGATGGTACCGAGCTGCGGGGGAGGATAGTGGAGACTGAAGCCTACCTTGGGGGGGAGGACAAAGCCTCCCACTCGGCAGGGGGCAAGCGCACAGAGAGGAATACAGCCATGTTCATGAAGCCTGGCACCATCTACGTGTATCCAATCTATGGCATCTACCTCTGCATGAACGTGTCCAGTGAAG AGGAgggtgctgctgtgctactgCGCTCCCTGGAGCCCCTGCAGGGCCACGCCGCCATGAGGCAGCTGAGGGCAGCCAGACGCAAAGAAGGAGCCCGCCAGCTGAAGGACAAGGAGCTTTGCAATGGACCGTCTAAACTGTGCCAGGCTCTAGACATACGCCGCTGCTTCGACCGGCGAGACCTCGCCTCCGACCCAGAGGTGTGGCTGGAGTCTGACGCCAGCACGATTCCCGTTGAGACCCCGTCTGTAGTCGCAGCGCCGCGGATTGGAATAGAATCGCACGGGGAGTGGGCTCAGAAGCCTTTACGGTTTTATCTGCGTGGGCACCCCTGTGTCAGTGTGGTgaacaaagaagcagagagagagtcTGGAAACCCAGTGAAGCATTCAAGTCCCACGGAATTCTGA
- the nprl3 gene encoding GATOR1 complex protein NPRL3 isoform X1, with protein sequence MTLNPSAGVSGDHKSLYETYTQNTMYKTGDKTSPISVILVSSGSRGNRLLFRYPFQRTTECPSSLAAKQRSRYALNTTGDVVEDQDGDSREQSPTITDEQLVAGFSDIILATILATKSDICGKKFELKIDNVRFVGHPTLLQHPPVIQVSKTDPSPKREMPTMILFNVVFALRANADPSVISCMYNLSRRLAIALQHEERRCQYLTREAKLMLAIQEEITTENGSPLSPFRQILPKCKLARDLKEAYDSLCTTGVVRLHINNWLEVSFCLPHKIHRIGGSYIPPEALEQSLKAIRPYHTLLLLESEKTLLSQLPLDCSPAMVRLIKTCSAVKNLQQLAQDADLALLQIFQIAAHLVYWGKAIIIYPLCENNVYMLSPHANISLYSPLARQFAQQFPGHDLPSMLAKFSLPVSLAEFRNPLEAPAQEAQLIQMVVWMLQRRLLIQLHTYVCLMVPPSEDEPSTRDEDPPLRVGGRSLSTPSALSFGSPTSSDDMTLTSPSMDNSSAELLPGGDSPLNKRITETLLASLSEHERQVILSVPAAQNPEDLRMFARLLHYFRGHHHLEEIMYNENMRRSHLKTLFDKFRSVLVVTNHEDPVISIFQSPND encoded by the exons ATGACGCTCAATCCCTCAGCCGGGGTTTCGGGTGATCACAAATCTTTGTACGAGACTTATACACAAAATACTATGTACAAGACTGGAGACAAAACCAGCCCAATTAGCGTCATATTGGTAAGTTCTGGCAGTCGTGGAAACAGGCTACTTTTCAGATACCCCTTCCAAAGAACCACTGAATGTCCGTCATCTCTTGCAG CCAAACAGCGAAGTCGATATGCACTAAACACAACCGGGGATGTTGTTGAAGATCAGGATGGTGATTCAAG AGAACAATCTCCAACAATAACCGATGAACAGTTGGTAGCAGG GTTCTCCGACATCATCCTCGCCACCATCCTGGCCACCAAATCTGACATATGTGGGAAGAAATTTGAGCTGAAGATAGACAACGTTCGCTTTGTCGGTCACCCGACCCTCCTTCAGCATCCTCCAGTCATTCAG GTTTCAAAGACAGATCCTTCACCAAAGAGAGAGATGCCTACGATGATCCTGTTTAATGTGGTGTTTGCTCTGAGG GCAAATGCCGACCCGTCTGTCATCAGCTGCATGTACAACCTGTCGCGCCGCCTGGCGATAGCGCTGCAGCATGAGGAGCGGCGCTGCCAGTACCTGACCAGAGAGGCTAAACTGATGCTGGCCATCCAGGAGGAGATCACAACAGAGA ACGGAAGCCCCCTGTCCCCTTTTCGACAAATACTTCCAAAGTGTAAGCTGGCCAGAGATTTAAAGGAAGCTTATGACAG ccTCTGTACAACTGGCGTAGTGCGGCTGCATATCAACAACTGGCTCGAGGTGAGCTTCTGTTTGCCACACAAGATCCACAGGATCGGAGGCAGCTACATCCCTCCAGAAGCCTTAGAGCAAAGCCTTAAAGCTATAAG ACCCTATCACACGCTGCTGCTATTAGAGAGTGAGAAGACACTGTTGAGTCAGCTCCCTCTGGACTGCTCGCCGGCGATGGTCCGACTCATCAAAACCTGCTCAGCTGTgaaaaacctgcagcagcttGCGCAGGATGCGGACCTGGCCTTGCTTCAG ATCTTTCAGAttgctgctcacctggtttactGGGGCAAAGCAATCATCATCTACCCACTATGTGAGAACAACGTTTACATGTTGTCACCTCATGCCAACATCTCCCT GTACTCACCGTTGGCTCGCCAGTTTGCACAACAGTTTCCTGGTCATGATCTTCCCTCCATGTTAGCAAAGTTCTCACTGCCAGTCTCTTTGGCTGAGTTCAGAAACCCTCTGGAGGCTCCTGCTCAGGAG GCTCAGCTGATCCAGATGGTGGTGTGGATGCTTCAGCGGCGCCTGCTGATCCAGCTGCACACCTACGTCTGCCTGATGGTGCCGCCTAGCGAGGATGAGCCCAGCACAAGAGATGAAGACCCTCCGCTCCGTGTCGGAGGCCGCAGTCTCAGCACCCCCAGCGCTCTCAGCTTTGGTTCCCCGA CCAGCAGTGATGACATGACCCTCACCAGCCCTAGTATGGACAATTCCAGCGCAGAGCTGCTGCCTGGCGGCGACTCGCCGCTCAACAAGAGGATCACTGAGACGCTGCTCGCCAGTCTGTCGGAGCACGAGAGGCAGGTTATTCTCAGTGTCCCTGCTGCCCAGAATCCCGAAGATCTGAGGATGTTTGCCAG GCTGCTTCACTATTTCCGGGGACACCACCACCTGGAAGAGATCATGTACAATGAGAACATGAGGCGTTCACATCTCAAGACGCTGTTTGACAAGTTCCGAAGCGTCCTTGTCGTGACCAATCATGAGGATCCCGTTATTTCAATCTTCCAGTCACCCAATGATTAG
- the nprl3 gene encoding GATOR1 complex protein NPRL3 isoform X2, with the protein MTLNPSAGVSGDHKSLYETYTQNTMYKTGDKTSPISVILVSSGSRGNRLLFRYPFQRTTECPSSLAAKQRSRYALNTTGDVVEDQDGDSRFSDIILATILATKSDICGKKFELKIDNVRFVGHPTLLQHPPVIQVSKTDPSPKREMPTMILFNVVFALRANADPSVISCMYNLSRRLAIALQHEERRCQYLTREAKLMLAIQEEITTENGSPLSPFRQILPKCKLARDLKEAYDSLCTTGVVRLHINNWLEVSFCLPHKIHRIGGSYIPPEALEQSLKAIRPYHTLLLLESEKTLLSQLPLDCSPAMVRLIKTCSAVKNLQQLAQDADLALLQIFQIAAHLVYWGKAIIIYPLCENNVYMLSPHANISLYSPLARQFAQQFPGHDLPSMLAKFSLPVSLAEFRNPLEAPAQEAQLIQMVVWMLQRRLLIQLHTYVCLMVPPSEDEPSTRDEDPPLRVGGRSLSTPSALSFGSPTSSDDMTLTSPSMDNSSAELLPGGDSPLNKRITETLLASLSEHERQVILSVPAAQNPEDLRMFARLLHYFRGHHHLEEIMYNENMRRSHLKTLFDKFRSVLVVTNHEDPVISIFQSPND; encoded by the exons ATGACGCTCAATCCCTCAGCCGGGGTTTCGGGTGATCACAAATCTTTGTACGAGACTTATACACAAAATACTATGTACAAGACTGGAGACAAAACCAGCCCAATTAGCGTCATATTGGTAAGTTCTGGCAGTCGTGGAAACAGGCTACTTTTCAGATACCCCTTCCAAAGAACCACTGAATGTCCGTCATCTCTTGCAG CCAAACAGCGAAGTCGATATGCACTAAACACAACCGGGGATGTTGTTGAAGATCAGGATGGTGATTCAAG GTTCTCCGACATCATCCTCGCCACCATCCTGGCCACCAAATCTGACATATGTGGGAAGAAATTTGAGCTGAAGATAGACAACGTTCGCTTTGTCGGTCACCCGACCCTCCTTCAGCATCCTCCAGTCATTCAG GTTTCAAAGACAGATCCTTCACCAAAGAGAGAGATGCCTACGATGATCCTGTTTAATGTGGTGTTTGCTCTGAGG GCAAATGCCGACCCGTCTGTCATCAGCTGCATGTACAACCTGTCGCGCCGCCTGGCGATAGCGCTGCAGCATGAGGAGCGGCGCTGCCAGTACCTGACCAGAGAGGCTAAACTGATGCTGGCCATCCAGGAGGAGATCACAACAGAGA ACGGAAGCCCCCTGTCCCCTTTTCGACAAATACTTCCAAAGTGTAAGCTGGCCAGAGATTTAAAGGAAGCTTATGACAG ccTCTGTACAACTGGCGTAGTGCGGCTGCATATCAACAACTGGCTCGAGGTGAGCTTCTGTTTGCCACACAAGATCCACAGGATCGGAGGCAGCTACATCCCTCCAGAAGCCTTAGAGCAAAGCCTTAAAGCTATAAG ACCCTATCACACGCTGCTGCTATTAGAGAGTGAGAAGACACTGTTGAGTCAGCTCCCTCTGGACTGCTCGCCGGCGATGGTCCGACTCATCAAAACCTGCTCAGCTGTgaaaaacctgcagcagcttGCGCAGGATGCGGACCTGGCCTTGCTTCAG ATCTTTCAGAttgctgctcacctggtttactGGGGCAAAGCAATCATCATCTACCCACTATGTGAGAACAACGTTTACATGTTGTCACCTCATGCCAACATCTCCCT GTACTCACCGTTGGCTCGCCAGTTTGCACAACAGTTTCCTGGTCATGATCTTCCCTCCATGTTAGCAAAGTTCTCACTGCCAGTCTCTTTGGCTGAGTTCAGAAACCCTCTGGAGGCTCCTGCTCAGGAG GCTCAGCTGATCCAGATGGTGGTGTGGATGCTTCAGCGGCGCCTGCTGATCCAGCTGCACACCTACGTCTGCCTGATGGTGCCGCCTAGCGAGGATGAGCCCAGCACAAGAGATGAAGACCCTCCGCTCCGTGTCGGAGGCCGCAGTCTCAGCACCCCCAGCGCTCTCAGCTTTGGTTCCCCGA CCAGCAGTGATGACATGACCCTCACCAGCCCTAGTATGGACAATTCCAGCGCAGAGCTGCTGCCTGGCGGCGACTCGCCGCTCAACAAGAGGATCACTGAGACGCTGCTCGCCAGTCTGTCGGAGCACGAGAGGCAGGTTATTCTCAGTGTCCCTGCTGCCCAGAATCCCGAAGATCTGAGGATGTTTGCCAG GCTGCTTCACTATTTCCGGGGACACCACCACCTGGAAGAGATCATGTACAATGAGAACATGAGGCGTTCACATCTCAAGACGCTGTTTGACAAGTTCCGAAGCGTCCTTGTCGTGACCAATCATGAGGATCCCGTTATTTCAATCTTCCAGTCACCCAATGATTAG
- the LOC101064624 gene encoding hemoglobin embryonic subunit alpha-like: protein MSLSADDKKVVKAFWGKVSTKADAIGADALGRLLLVYPQTKTYFSHWKELTPNSNDVKIHGARIMTGVTEAIGKMDNLTVGLLNLSELHAFTLRVDPANFKLFAHCILVVMANMFPVDFTPEVHMAMDKFLAAVARGLSEKYR, encoded by the exons ATGTCTCTTTCTGCTGACGACAAGAAAGTGGTCAAGGCCTTCTGGGGCAAGGTGTCCACCAAGGCTGATGCCATCGGCGCCGACGCTCTGGGCAG GCTGCTGTTGGTGTACCCCCAGACCAAGACCTACTTCTCCCACTGGAAGGAGCTGACTCCCAACTCTAACGATGTCAAGATCCACGGAGCCCGCATCATGACTGGAGTGACCGAGGCCATCGGCAAAATGGACAATCTGACCGTCGGTCTTCTGAACCTGAGTGAGCTGCACGCCTTCACCCTGCGTGTGGACCCTGCCAACTTCAAG CTCTTTGCCCACTGCATCCTTGTGGTCATGGCCAACATGTTCCCGGTGGATTTCACCCCCGAGGTCCACATGGCAATGGACAAGTTCTTGGCAGCCGTGGCCCGTGGCCTCTCCGAGAAATACCGATAA
- the mpg gene encoding DNA-3-methyladenine glycosylase isoform X1 — protein sequence MYSVMAGRKRKMLGETAAPGRDVNKRVNKSDLNGSHPEPKRASTCETDRSAEAERSRYFPDNNPQSRLGEDFFSQACISLAKALLGKVLTRRCADGTELRGRIVETEAYLGGEDKASHSAGGKRTERNTAMFMKPGTIYVYPIYGIYLCMNVSSEEEGAAVLLRSLEPLQGHAAMRQLRAARRKEGARQLKDKELCNGPSKLCQALDIRRCFDRRDLASDPEVWLESDASTIPVETPSVVAAPRIGIESHGEWAQKPLRFYLRGHPCVSVVNKEAERESGNPVKHSSPTEF from the exons atgTACAGCGTTATGGCTGGGAGAAAACGAAAGATGTTGGGAGAAACAGCAGCACCCGGAAGGGATGTAAATAAACGTGTGAACAAGTCCGATTTAAATGGTTCACATCCTGAACCGAAAAGGGCTTCTACTTGTGAAACTGATCGGAGCGCTGAAGCAGAACGAAGCCGTTATTTCCCGGATAATAACCCGCAGAGCAGATTAGGAGAGGATTTTTTTAGTCAGGCTTGCATCAGTTTGGCGAAAGCGCTGCTCGGCAAG GTGTTGACCCGCAGGTGTGCGGATGGTACCGAGCTGCGGGGGAGGATAGTGGAGACTGAAGCCTACCTTGGGGGGGAGGACAAAGCCTCCCACTCGGCAGGGGGCAAGCGCACAGAGAGGAATACAGCCATGTTCATGAAGCCTGGCACCATCTACGTGTATCCAATCTATGGCATCTACCTCTGCATGAACGTGTCCAGTGAAG AGGAgggtgctgctgtgctactgCGCTCCCTGGAGCCCCTGCAGGGCCACGCCGCCATGAGGCAGCTGAGGGCAGCCAGACGCAAAGAAGGAGCCCGCCAGCTGAAGGACAAGGAGCTTTGCAATGGACCGTCTAAACTGTGCCAGGCTCTAGACATACGCCGCTGCTTCGACCGGCGAGACCTCGCCTCCGACCCAGAGGTGTGGCTGGAGTCTGACGCCAGCACGATTCCCGTTGAGACCCCGTCTGTAGTCGCAGCGCCGCGGATTGGAATAGAATCGCACGGGGAGTGGGCTCAGAAGCCTTTACGGTTTTATCTGCGTGGGCACCCCTGTGTCAGTGTGGTgaacaaagaagcagagagagagtcTGGAAACCCAGTGAAGCATTCAAGTCCCACGGAATTCTGA